The genomic region GACCAACCCTGCCCTCCAGGAGGGAAACTACGACTTCCCGCAGCCTCTCAAGCACAAGCAGGAGGGCATCTACgacgttcctcctcctgccctcacCAGAACCTCGCCGAGCCCGCAGGCCCACTATGATTTCCCCCCAAATGCAGAGGCCGTCTCCCATCACCAACCCCCCAACGGCAACGCCAACGAAGGCATATACGAcgtgcctcctcctgctctgcattCGGGGGCGGGGTCACAGATGGACGTGTACGACATCCCCCGCGTTGTGCAGCCGCCTCAGCACCGGCCCGCCCCGGCGGACAGAGACGGGAGCAAGAGCATCTACGACATCCCGGCTCAGGACGCCCGCGCCGTAGCGGACGTCACGGACGGCGTGAACAGGTTGTCCTTCTCGAGCACCGGCAGCTCGCGCAGCAGCATGTCCACCTCCTCGTCTTCCGCGGGCTCCGGCTCCGAGAACCGCCTGGTTCTGGACGTGGACGCTGCCGTGCAGAGGTTGTACCGCCTCCAGCAGGCCGTGGAGGTCTCCATCGGGGCTCTGCATTCCATGGCTGCCTCTTCTCACTGGAGGACGTTTCCGTTCATGGAGCGCCACGCCAATGATGTCCGCACGGTCCTCGACAGGGTCCGGGCTTCTCTGGCGGACTTTGTGGTGTTTGGTAGAGGGGCTGCGACCAACGCCGCAGCTCTGTCCGATTCGAGCCTCCACGGTAAACTGAGAAGGCAGCTGGGACGCCTGGAGGACTCCCAGCacatcctcctgcagatctaCCAGGTcctggagagctgcagctgggCTCTGAACACCTTAGTGTCCTCAGGAAAGCACCAGCACAAGAGCGACGACCTGGACCGCTTCGTCATGGTGTCCAGGACTGTTCCAGATGATGCCAAACAGCTGGTCTCCACGATAGGCAGCAACGCTGAGCTCCTGTTCCGGCGGACACACCTGGACGGGGACACGAGCCAACCTCTCACCTCACCCTCCTCTGATAAGGACAGCTACGGGGGCCAGACCAAGTCCTTCCCTGCGTCCTGCAGCCAAGACAAAGACAACATGAACAGCGAGAAGTGTGTAAAAAGCTGGATGGAGGATTACGATTATGTTCACCTGCAGGTAAACCCTCCCCTCATGGCTTAGCTTGGCTAGCAAATGTTTCTTCTTTCACTACTCTACTGGTTGTGAGCTGGAGGACACGTGTCTCTAGGGGTCACGTGTCTCTAGAGGACGAAGTCTCACCTCCTTGTTGGTTTCTGCAGGGAAAAGACGACTTTGAACGTcagcagaaggagctgctggacaaagAAAACATTATGAAGCAGAGTCAAAGTCAGCTGGGCCAGGAGCAGGTGAGAgatgatctcacacacacacacgcacacacacacacacacacacacttcctgctgttgGCGCTGGTCCGTATCAGTGAAACTCATCAGAACTCTTGTCACCAGATCAACCAGTTCAagaagctggagcaggaagtgatcAAGCCTGTGGAGAACGACATCACACAGTGGATCTCCCACCaacacccctcctcccccgccgaCTCTGGATCCTCCCCGTCGCCCTCTGTGTGTGCCCGGGACCGCCAGCTGCTGGGCTTCTACTCTGAGCAGTGCCAGCAGCACTTTGTCACGCTCCTCAGCGCCGTGGACGCCTTCTTCGGCTGCGTCGGCGCCGGGCAGCCCCCCCGCATCTTCGTGGCGCACAGTAAGTTTGTCATCCTGAGCGCCCACAAACTGGTCTTCATCGGGGACACCCTGTCCAGGCAGGCCTCGGCCCCGGAGGTGGCCAACAGGGTGATGAACACCAGCAACGTCCTGTGCGACCTGTTGAAGACGGTGGTCGCCGCCACCAAAACGGCCGCCCTGAACTACCCCAACACGGCCGCCATCCAGGAGATGGTGGACAGGGTGAGGGACCTGTCCCACCACGCTCAGCAGTTcaaggagcagctgctccagttgGCCACCTTGTGATCACATGAATCCACACGTATCTCCCGCCCTCCTCTGTAAACCCGTTGTGCTGTAAATACTCGGTTCTGTAAATATCGGCTCTATTTTTGCTGTAGATTATTTTCTATTGTATGTAGGTGTTGGTCTGTCTGCCGGAGCCTTCGGAGGGTTTTGTAACATTCCTGTCGCGTATCTCAAAGCACCTTAACGCCGTTCTCGTCCGTGGCTGAAGTTTCTGTGACTGTAGATGTAAATTGTGTCGATGTTCCTGTGATTGTGGAGACGCTCACGTAGAGTAAAGGATGATTCTTAACCACGTGGCTGCCGTGTCCTTTATGACCGTCGTTATAGCAACGGGAGAGCGAGCGAAGAGGGGACGAGCGACGAGGCCACATCAGCATCATAAATCAGGGTCATAATAATGAGCTTCATAATACAGCTTAAAGAACCTCCTGCAGGATCAACCTGTGAaacctgacttcctgtttggagaCGCACTTGTTACTGGGCTGGTATCTGTTAGAATCAGCTGTGATCACATCAGAACCAAAAAGATGATCGGAGGCCTGATGATGGAGGTGTGTCCACAGGATGGGTTGACTGGTTCAGCCGGTCTGGACCCACCAGCAGCTCTCCCTCTTTTCATTCTCGCCAGCATTCCTCTGTTGGCTCTCCCAGGAGATAAGACACAGGAATTTGCTTTAAGACTTCTCTATTCAGGCCCAAATGTCAGAGAAGCAGTAAATATGGAGAGGAGGCTCCATCTTTAAACGCCTGGAAGGATTAAAGGCCAGGAACGTCTTCACAAGATGTCTGGGAGCTGCAGGACACGTCACAAATCGCCCGTTTCACCTGCAACTCGGTTCAGTttgaagcagcaggtgacagGTTTCCTTCTTTACTCTCTAGTTTTTACAAGCGTCGTAAGAAGATCAAAGTAAATGTTCTTTTTAGACATTCTGAGCTGGGATTTTAACGGTTTACAGCCAAACTCATTTCCAGCTTTGGGTcaaagctctgctgctgttctccaccGTCCAGGAGAGCAACGAttcaggagctcctggaggagcagcagacaaGCGAGAAACCAGCTTCTGTGAGTGATGTGAGCTGGAGAGTCTGCAGAATCGGTTCAGGCTTATTTTAGTCCTGGCAGCTCTAATTAATCCACACGGGTCGGAACGCACAATCCAGAAGCcttgtgtccgtgtgtgttgcCAGGGGCAGCGGGCCAAACATCTCGTAGATGTCTGGTGGATcaacaggagctgctgaagtTCTGCCGGGCCTCCTGCAGCCCACcagttctcctgcagcagcacctttgGGAGGATCGGCATCAACCCAGTTTACTGTGACACTGGTTCCTGTTTCCAGTGGCTGATGGATCCAGGTTGATCCGGAGGGACACATTCAGCTTCATGATCCGGTTTCTGCTGAGGTTCTGAATCACTGGTAGGTGGAGCTGAGCCAACGGGAACAAGCTCCAAACGGGCCCTTAATTCCAGCCTGTGGCGAAGAGTTCAGACATtttccagcagcttctgttcTCACAGTTCTACCTGGAAAATCCAGGAATGTTGTGAGTCACATGATGAACAGTTTAAGAGCCACAAACTGCAGAAAAATATGCAGGGGAACATTTAAAAGGATCCTTTAAGGGCCGCGATGGGGACACGTGCTCCTCGTGTTAAAGACGGGGT from Takifugu rubripes chromosome 12, fTakRub1.2, whole genome shotgun sequence harbors:
- the nedd9 gene encoding enhancer of filamentation 1 isoform X1, which codes for MKYKVSAAAQNLMAKALYDNMPESPEELAFRKGDILTVIEQNTGGLEGWWLCSLHGRQGIAPGNRLKLLIGPMFEAQSSSAGAAPQSSPQSSAYQHKSGSGGAQGIYQVPPSLQNPQQSIYQVPPAQDVYQVPPRTHLAADNPANKVVTPTRVGQSYSYSPGQHNQQDVYDVPPSRSEGVYDIPPAQMYVGQHRNQGVYDVPPSQMDARAQGVYDVPPPSQGVYSLPPGRTNPALQEGNYDFPQPLKHKQEGIYDVPPPALTRTSPSPQAHYDFPPNAEAVSHHQPPNGNANEGIYDVPPPALHSGAGSQMDVYDIPRVVQPPQHRPAPADRDGSKSIYDIPAQDARAVADVTDGVNRLSFSSTGSSRSSMSTSSSSAGSGSENRLVLDVDAAVQRLYRLQQAVEVSIGALHSMAASSHWRTFPFMERHANDVRTVLDRVRASLADFVVFGRGAATNAAALSDSSLHGKLRRQLGRLEDSQHILLQIYQVLESCSWALNTLVSSGKHQHKSDDLDRFVMVSRTVPDDAKQLVSTIGSNAELLFRRTHLDGDTSQPLTSPSSDKDSYGGQTKSFPASCSQDKDNMNSEKCVKSWMEDYDYVHLQGKDDFERQQKELLDKENIMKQSQSQLGQEQINQFKKLEQEVIKPVENDITQWISHQHPSSPADSGSSPSPSVCARDRQLLGFYSEQCQQHFVTLLSAVDAFFGCVGAGQPPRIFVAHSKFVILSAHKLVFIGDTLSRQASAPEVANRVMNTSNVLCDLLKTVVAATKTAALNYPNTAAIQEMVDRVRDLSHHAQQFKEQLLQLATL
- the nedd9 gene encoding enhancer of filamentation 1 isoform X2, which encodes MKYKNLMAKALYDNMPESPEELAFRKGDILTVIEQNTGGLEGWWLCSLHGRQGIAPGNRLKLLIGPMFEAQSSSAGAAPQSSPQSSAYQHKSGSGGAQGIYQVPPSLQNPQQSIYQVPPAQDVYQVPPRTHLAADNPANKVVTPTRVGQSYSYSPGQHNQQDVYDVPPSRSEGVYDIPPAQMYVGQHRNQGVYDVPPSQMDARAQGVYDVPPPSQGVYSLPPGRTNPALQEGNYDFPQPLKHKQEGIYDVPPPALTRTSPSPQAHYDFPPNAEAVSHHQPPNGNANEGIYDVPPPALHSGAGSQMDVYDIPRVVQPPQHRPAPADRDGSKSIYDIPAQDARAVADVTDGVNRLSFSSTGSSRSSMSTSSSSAGSGSENRLVLDVDAAVQRLYRLQQAVEVSIGALHSMAASSHWRTFPFMERHANDVRTVLDRVRASLADFVVFGRGAATNAAALSDSSLHGKLRRQLGRLEDSQHILLQIYQVLESCSWALNTLVSSGKHQHKSDDLDRFVMVSRTVPDDAKQLVSTIGSNAELLFRRTHLDGDTSQPLTSPSSDKDSYGGQTKSFPASCSQDKDNMNSEKCVKSWMEDYDYVHLQGKDDFERQQKELLDKENIMKQSQSQLGQEQINQFKKLEQEVIKPVENDITQWISHQHPSSPADSGSSPSPSVCARDRQLLGFYSEQCQQHFVTLLSAVDAFFGCVGAGQPPRIFVAHSKFVILSAHKLVFIGDTLSRQASAPEVANRVMNTSNVLCDLLKTVVAATKTAALNYPNTAAIQEMVDRVRDLSHHAQQFKEQLLQLATL